One part of the Glycine max cultivar Williams 82 chromosome 14, Glycine_max_v4.0, whole genome shotgun sequence genome encodes these proteins:
- the LOC100805822 gene encoding U2 small nuclear ribonucleoprotein B''-like, translating into MLSGDIPPNQTIYIKNINEKVKKDELKRSLYCLFSQYGRILDVIALKTPKLRGQAWVCFSEVTAASNAVRQMQNFPFYDKPMRIQYAKTKSDCIAKEEGTYVPREKKKKQEEKAERKRRAEEAQQSGVANGTHSASNGGPTASFRQGPGAQETAAPNNILFIENLPHETTGRMLEMLFEQYPGFKEVRLIEAKPGIAFVDFEDEVQSSMAMQALHGFKITPQNPMIITFAKK; encoded by the exons ATGCTCTCAGGGGATATACCTCCAAATCAGACCATTTACATCAAAAATATCAATGAGAAGGTCAAGAAAGATG AATTGAAGAGATCTCTGTATTGCTTATTCTCTCAATATGGAAGAATTTTGGATGTTATTGCTCTGAAGACACCCAAGCTTCGGGGACAGGCGTGGGTTTGTTTCAGTGAAGTCACTGCTGCAAGCAATGCAGTGCGACAAATGCAAAACTTCCCTTTCTATGACAAACCTATG AGAATTCAATATGCAAAAACAAAATCAGACTGTATTGCAAAAGAAGAGGGTACTTATGTTCCaagggaaaagaagaagaaacaagaggaGAAAG CTGAAAGAAAGCGGCGTGCTGAGGAAGCACAACAATCTGGGGTGGCCAATGGAACACATAGTGCAAGTAATGGTGGTCCAACT GCATCATTCCGTCAAGGACCTGGTGCTCAAGAAACAGCTGCTCCTAACAATATTTTGTTCATAGAGAATTTGCCTCATGAAACTACTGGTAGGATGCTTGAAATGCTCTTCGAACAATACCCAGGTTTTAAGGAAGTGCGCTTGATTGAAGCAAAGCCAGGTATCGCATTTGTTGATTTTGAAGATGAGGTGCAATCGTCCATGGCCATGCAAGCTCTTCATGGCTTCAAAATCACCCCTCAGAATCCCATGATTATAACCTTTGCTAAGAAGTAG
- the LOC100792027 gene encoding wound-induced protein 1, with protein MQRLLAPDLEWWFHGPPCHRHHLVPLLTGSSSKPLVPDLVVGFGSVTIAEGFDESNLVWWVHAWTTTDEGIITEVREYVNTSVTVTKLGLHVNNDDVVSATCQSVWQSKLCDESVPGLILAI; from the coding sequence ATGCAGCGCCTTCTAGCTCCAGACCTGGAGTGGTGGTTCCACGGTCCACCGTgtcaccgccaccacctcgtTCCCCTCCTCACGGGCTCCTCGTCGAAGCCTTTAGTCCCTGATCTCGTAGTTGGGTTTGGATCAGTGACTATTGCTGAAGGCTTCGACGAGAGCAACTTGGTGTGGTGGGTACATGCATGGACCACCACTGACGAAGGCATCATCACGGAGGTTAGAGAGTATGTCAACACTTCCGTCACTGTCACCAAGCTCGGTTTGCATGTGAACAACGATGATGTTGTTTCTGCCACGTGTCAGAGTGTCTGGCAGAGCAAGCTCTGCGATGAGTCTGTTCCGGGACTCATTCTTGCCATCTAG
- the LOC100806708 gene encoding protein LURP-one-related 7 isoform X1, translated as MESATSESPYPGSGNWEIPIDLFGSKKHAGVSRGVLAFTDESGNIVFRVNRHPPNPNSSPLPKDKKLLLDASGNTLFSIYRYHNGSWKCYKGNSDENKELVFSVQRTLKTLTRVELEVLFAAERSNDEGCDLKVKGSPFQRSCCIYKDADLVAQSSLMYKLHQMFVSRSKFRLTIFPGTIDHALIVALFVIFLSGRK; from the exons ATGGAATCGGCAACCTCAGAGTCACCGTATCCAGGATCAGGGAATTGGGAGATCCCAATTGATCTGTTCGGTTCCAAAAAACATGCTGGAGTCTCACGTGGTGTTCTAGCATTCACAGATGAGTCTGGTAACATAGTCTTCAGGGTGAACCGCCACCCACCCAATCCTAACTCATCGCCCCTTCCCAAGGACAAGAAACTCTTGCTTGATGCCTCAGGCAATACCCTCTTCTCCATCTACCGTTATCAT AATGGGTCTTGGAAATGCTATAAGGGAAATAGTGATGAGAACAAGGAGCTGGTGTTTAGTGTGCAGAGGACCCTCAAAACTCTTACTCGAGTTGAGTTAGAGGTACTTTTCGCAGCTGAGAGGTCCAATGACGAAGGTTGTGATTTGAAAGTGAAGGGTTCCCCTTTCCAGAGATCATGTTGCATATATAAAGATGCTGATTTGGTGGCACAG AGTAGCCTGATGTACAAGCTCCACCAAATGTTTGTCAGTAGGAGTAAATTTCGCCTAACAATCTTTCCTGGGACTATTGACCATGCTCTTATTGTGGCTTTGTTTGTGATATTTTTGAGTGGAAGAAAATAG
- the LOC100806708 gene encoding protein LURP-one-related 7 isoform X2, producing MESATSESPYPGSGNWEIPIDLFGSKKHAGVSRGVLAFTDESGNIVFRVNRHPPNPNSSPLPKDKKLLLDASGNTLFSIYRYHNGSWKCYKGNSDENKELVFSVQRTLKTLTRVELEVLFAAERSNDEGCDLKVKGSPFQRSCCIYKDADLVAQPDVQAPPNVCQ from the exons ATGGAATCGGCAACCTCAGAGTCACCGTATCCAGGATCAGGGAATTGGGAGATCCCAATTGATCTGTTCGGTTCCAAAAAACATGCTGGAGTCTCACGTGGTGTTCTAGCATTCACAGATGAGTCTGGTAACATAGTCTTCAGGGTGAACCGCCACCCACCCAATCCTAACTCATCGCCCCTTCCCAAGGACAAGAAACTCTTGCTTGATGCCTCAGGCAATACCCTCTTCTCCATCTACCGTTATCAT AATGGGTCTTGGAAATGCTATAAGGGAAATAGTGATGAGAACAAGGAGCTGGTGTTTAGTGTGCAGAGGACCCTCAAAACTCTTACTCGAGTTGAGTTAGAGGTACTTTTCGCAGCTGAGAGGTCCAATGACGAAGGTTGTGATTTGAAAGTGAAGGGTTCCCCTTTCCAGAGATCATGTTGCATATATAAAGATGCTGATTTGGTGGCACAG CCTGATGTACAAGCTCCACCAAATGTTTGTCAGTAG